A genomic region of Enterococcus sp. 12C11_DIV0727 contains the following coding sequences:
- a CDS encoding peptidoglycan amidohydrolase family protein — MANIESVINWFRAREGKVTYSMTNRYGPYSYDCSSAVYNALVEAGFLPVGTAIGNTETLYALDGSLLQPISRAEVRRGDIFISGGKGTSLGANGHTGVFVSNSRIIHCNYGSNGISETSIEGGWLGGPPNDFYRLKGGSPTPETRRNGIAIDNISFDQAKHMVAWIQTKYSWTLLSDQVKAHKQSDGRYKLVIKSGQGKRLNNSLARLQQELRTYYPGYMQQNIAILDGDKNSARIEARNMPASAFTGNKPFDSHMRGFLKDILLDGQTYGEENSYGTWDVRVKGEGFNDHDTSIVRNEIEAEVRKTGANAFAVKSFKY, encoded by the coding sequence ATGGCAAATATTGAATCAGTAATAAACTGGTTTCGAGCAAGGGAAGGAAAGGTAACATATAGCATGACAAATCGTTATGGTCCTTATAGCTATGATTGTAGTTCAGCTGTGTATAATGCCCTAGTTGAAGCAGGTTTTCTGCCAGTAGGAACTGCGATTGGAAACACTGAAACTCTTTATGCGTTAGACGGATCATTGTTACAGCCTATCTCACGTGCAGAGGTGCGAAGAGGTGATATTTTTATCTCAGGAGGCAAAGGGACTAGTTTAGGAGCAAATGGTCATACAGGAGTATTTGTAAGTAATAGCAGAATTATTCATTGTAATTACGGATCGAATGGAATTTCAGAAACATCAATAGAAGGTGGATGGTTGGGTGGACCACCGAATGATTTTTACCGGTTAAAAGGTGGAAGTCCAACACCAGAAACAAGAAGAAATGGTATTGCAATTGACAATATTTCATTCGATCAAGCCAAACATATGGTAGCTTGGATTCAAACTAAATATTCTTGGACATTATTAAGTGATCAAGTCAAAGCGCATAAGCAAAGTGATGGTCGATATAAACTAGTGATTAAAAGTGGGCAAGGTAAACGGTTGAATAATTCACTAGCTCGATTGCAGCAAGAGTTAAGAACGTACTATCCTGGGTATATGCAACAAAATATCGCTATCTTAGATGGGGATAAAAACAGTGCTCGTATCGAAGCACGTAATATGCCAGCTTCTGCTTTTACAGGAAATAAACCTTTTGATTCACATATGAGAGGCTTTTTAAAAGATATTTTATTGGACGGTCAAACTTATGGCGAAGAAAATTCGTATGGCACTTGGGATGTTCGCGTAAAAGGTGAAGGGTTTAACGACCATGATACATCTATCGTAAGAAATGAAATTGAAGCAGAAGTTCGAAAAACTGGAGCAAATGCTTTTGCAGTAAAATCATTTAAATATTAA
- a CDS encoding DUF2798 domain-containing protein produces MPQNKKEGLFFTTIVCFSMMSIMSAYNLLLHGQFSLSNLFGGLVPGFIVAFLFDVLVVSAPAKKIAFALPVNKERKIQMIIAVSSCMVLGMVFFMSMYGVIMQFGFTENFLNYYLGAFAKNLIMALPLQLLIVGPICRMILSVSRQSNWLQESNELDD; encoded by the coding sequence ATGCCGCAAAACAAAAAAGAAGGTTTGTTTTTCACGACGATTGTCTGTTTTTCAATGATGAGTATAATGAGTGCTTACAATCTTTTATTACATGGGCAATTTTCGTTAAGCAATTTATTTGGAGGACTAGTCCCAGGATTTATTGTTGCATTTTTATTTGATGTCTTAGTCGTTTCGGCACCAGCTAAAAAGATTGCCTTTGCCTTACCAGTCAATAAAGAGAGAAAAATCCAAATGATCATTGCTGTTTCTAGCTGTATGGTTTTAGGAATGGTCTTTTTTATGTCAATGTATGGTGTCATTATGCAGTTTGGCTTTACAGAAAATTTCTTGAACTATTATCTTGGTGCGTTTGCTAAAAATTTGATTATGGCTTTGCCATTGCAATTACTTATAGTTGGACCGATTTGTAGAATGATTTTAAGTGTAAGTCGTCAAAGTAATTGGTTGCAAGAGAGCAATGAATTGGATGACTAA
- a CDS encoding metallophosphoesterase has product MKKRSIVYLFLFAIIGMVLYAFFIEPKRIVTHHYTVGTNDGQKPVKIVQLSDIHIQENYSTTQLEKIVTKVNNEQPDIILFTGDLFDNYAKYGPTEEVITALDRLSAPLGKYAVWGNHDYGGGAAHAYPEILAASGFQLLENSGVNVPLSNGKSVYIGGLDDSMLGNSLIEETLAGRQSDYTILMSHEPDKADDVLDHDIQLILAGHSHGGQVKLPFFTIKNALAEKYYDGFYSLPNETNLYVNTGLGTTKIPARFRVPPEIAVFDLYV; this is encoded by the coding sequence ATGAAAAAAAGATCTATTGTCTACTTATTTTTATTCGCCATTATTGGTATGGTCCTCTATGCCTTTTTTATAGAACCAAAAAGAATCGTTACCCATCATTATACAGTGGGGACTAACGATGGACAAAAACCTGTCAAAATTGTTCAGCTCTCAGATATTCACATTCAAGAAAACTATTCTACGACACAATTAGAAAAAATCGTCACAAAAGTTAACAATGAACAACCTGATATTATTTTATTCACCGGTGATTTATTTGATAACTATGCAAAATACGGACCTACCGAAGAAGTTATTACAGCACTCGACCGCTTGTCAGCCCCTTTAGGAAAATATGCAGTTTGGGGAAATCATGATTACGGCGGTGGGGCCGCTCACGCTTATCCAGAAATTTTAGCGGCATCTGGTTTCCAATTATTGGAGAACTCTGGTGTCAATGTTCCTTTATCTAATGGAAAATCAGTCTATATCGGCGGTTTGGATGATTCTATGTTAGGTAATTCCTTGATCGAAGAAACATTAGCTGGCCGACAAAGTGACTACACTATTTTAATGAGCCATGAACCAGATAAAGCTGATGATGTATTAGACCATGATATTCAGCTAATTTTAGCTGGACATAGTCACGGAGGACAAGTTAAACTACCTTTTTTTACAATCAAAAATGCGCTGGCCGAAAAATATTATGATGGCTTTTATAGTTTACCTAATGAGACAAATTTGTATGTTAATACAGGTTTAGGTACAACAAAAATTCCGGCACGTTTTAGAGTACCGCCGGAAATTGCAGTTTTTGATCTTTACGTTTAA
- a CDS encoding M24 family metallopeptidase has product MMVRVNKLRASMKKNDLSGFLVTSPYNLRYLTNFTGTTGLAVITLDKAFFVTDFRYTEQATAQAQGFEIIQNSGPIYDEVVAIAEKEQLDNIAFEEAFVSFAEYSLLEEITPCDLIPVAGLIEELREVKDEEEIAIIEKACSIADLGFKHILTVIKPGMTEIEIANQLDFYMRSLGASGVSFETIVASGIRSAMPHGVASQKVIEKGDLITLDFGCYYEGYVSDMTRTFAIGEPDSKLKDIYQIVLEAQLKVLDEAKPGLTGIQLDGIARDHIASYGYGEAFGHSTGHGIGLEIHEGPNVSFRADQQFVPGNVITDEPGIYLAGLGGVRIEDDLLITEEGNRVLTHSPKELIIL; this is encoded by the coding sequence ATGATGGTAAGAGTAAATAAATTAAGAGCATCAATGAAAAAAAATGATCTTTCAGGATTTTTAGTGACAAGTCCGTACAATTTACGTTATTTAACGAATTTCACTGGGACGACAGGATTAGCTGTGATTACCCTAGATAAAGCCTTTTTTGTTACTGATTTTCGTTATACAGAACAAGCTACGGCACAAGCACAAGGATTTGAAATCATTCAAAATTCTGGTCCGATTTATGATGAAGTCGTAGCAATTGCTGAAAAAGAACAGCTAGATAATATTGCGTTTGAAGAAGCTTTTGTGAGTTTTGCAGAATACAGTTTATTAGAAGAGATCACGCCTTGCGACTTGATTCCAGTAGCTGGCTTGATTGAAGAATTGCGTGAAGTTAAAGATGAAGAAGAAATTGCAATCATCGAAAAAGCGTGTAGCATTGCAGATCTTGGGTTTAAACATATCTTAACGGTGATCAAACCAGGAATGACAGAAATTGAAATTGCCAACCAATTAGATTTTTACATGCGTTCTTTAGGGGCTTCTGGTGTCTCTTTTGAAACAATCGTTGCAAGTGGAATTCGTTCTGCGATGCCTCATGGTGTGGCGAGTCAAAAGGTCATCGAAAAAGGGGATTTGATCACGTTAGATTTTGGCTGTTATTATGAAGGCTATGTTTCAGATATGACAAGAACGTTTGCCATTGGCGAACCAGATAGTAAATTAAAAGATATTTATCAAATCGTTCTAGAGGCACAATTAAAGGTACTCGATGAAGCAAAACCAGGTTTAACTGGTATTCAGCTAGATGGGATTGCGCGTGATCATATTGCTTCTTATGGATATGGTGAAGCCTTTGGACATAGTACAGGGCATGGAATCGGCTTGGAAATCCATGAAGGTCCGAATGTTTCCTTCAGAGCAGATCAACAATTTGTGCCAGGAAATGTGATTACGGATGAACCAGGTATTTATTTAGCTGGACTTGGTGGTGTTAGAATCGAAGATGATTTATTGATAACGGAAGAAGGAAACCGTGTACTAACGCATTCACCTAAAGAATTGATCATCTTATAA
- a CDS encoding Asp23/Gls24 family envelope stress response protein, whose protein sequence is MTDEKNLVINTKDSLGEIVIAPEVIEVIIGIAASKVEGVYGMRGTFANNVTEFLGRAAHGKGVYLRAEEEGLKVDIYCYLNYGISVPKVALEMQDRVKQQVLFMTDIDLVEVNIHVVAVVPEKLPEPDFDELFPEDEGENE, encoded by the coding sequence ATGACTGACGAAAAAAATCTAGTAATCAATACAAAAGATTCTTTAGGCGAAATCGTCATTGCGCCGGAAGTAATTGAAGTCATTATTGGTATTGCAGCATCTAAAGTAGAAGGTGTCTATGGTATGCGTGGGACATTTGCTAATAATGTAACAGAATTTTTAGGCCGTGCTGCTCATGGTAAAGGTGTTTATTTAAGAGCAGAAGAAGAAGGCTTGAAAGTCGATATTTATTGCTACTTAAATTATGGTATTTCAGTACCTAAAGTAGCATTAGAGATGCAAGATCGTGTGAAACAGCAAGTGCTGTTTATGACGGATATCGATTTGGTAGAAGTGAATATTCATGTTGTAGCAGTGGTTCCTGAAAAACTTCCTGAACCAGATTTTGATGAATTATTCCCGGAAGATGAGGGAGAAAATGAGTAA
- the nusB gene encoding transcription antitermination factor NusB — MSKPSFTRHEIREKALQALFPLDFNVDLTKQDAISYALELDNQEIISEDGEEFVPIYLDLLVGGVCDRKAELDEIIKKHLGNNWSITRIAKMDLIILRMAIFEMLYVGDVPNTVALDEAIELAKKYSDDRSRKFVNGVLANIMKDIDSK, encoded by the coding sequence ATGAGTAAGCCAAGTTTCACTCGTCACGAGATTCGTGAAAAGGCGCTACAAGCGCTATTTCCTTTAGATTTTAATGTTGACTTAACAAAGCAAGATGCAATTTCTTATGCATTAGAGTTAGATAATCAAGAAATCATTAGTGAAGATGGGGAAGAATTCGTACCAATTTACTTAGATTTATTGGTAGGCGGCGTTTGTGATCGAAAAGCAGAACTAGACGAGATCATCAAAAAACATTTAGGAAACAACTGGTCGATCACTCGTATTGCTAAAATGGATTTGATTATTTTACGTATGGCTATTTTTGAAATGCTTTATGTTGGGGATGTACCTAACACGGTTGCTTTAGATGAAGCGATCGAATTAGCTAAAAAATATAGCGATGATCGTTCAAGAAAATTTGTTAATGGTGTTTTAGCCAATATAATGAAAGATATTGATTCAAAGTAG
- a CDS encoding bifunctional methylenetetrahydrofolate dehydrogenase/methenyltetrahydrofolate cyclohydrolase — MGELINGRELADRMQAQIKEEVQELEKEGIRPGLVVLLVGENQASQTYVKNKDLAAAKIGIRSKIERLPETISEAELLAVIEQYNHDSDYHGILVQLPLPKHIDEEKVLLAVDPHKDVDGFHPMNMGHLFIGEPTMIPCTPYGIMKMFEAYNIDLEGKRAVVIGRSNIVGKPMAQLMMMKNATVTIAHSKTVDLPAVAREADILVVAIGRGHFVTKEFVKPGAVVIDVGMNRDANGKLIGDVKFGEVAPIASFITPVPKGVGPMTITMLMYQTVEAAKKQK; from the coding sequence ATGGGAGAGTTAATCAACGGTCGTGAACTAGCAGATAGAATGCAAGCGCAAATCAAAGAAGAAGTGCAAGAACTTGAAAAAGAAGGCATTCGTCCAGGTTTAGTCGTTTTATTAGTAGGTGAAAATCAAGCAAGTCAAACATATGTGAAAAATAAAGATTTAGCCGCAGCTAAAATCGGGATTCGCTCGAAAATTGAGCGTTTACCTGAAACGATCTCAGAAGCAGAACTATTAGCTGTAATCGAACAATATAATCATGATTCAGATTATCATGGAATACTGGTTCAATTACCATTGCCAAAGCATATTGATGAAGAAAAAGTGTTGTTAGCTGTTGACCCCCATAAAGATGTTGATGGGTTCCATCCCATGAACATGGGACATTTATTTATTGGTGAACCTACAATGATTCCATGCACGCCATATGGCATCATGAAAATGTTTGAAGCGTATAACATTGATTTAGAGGGCAAACGAGCAGTTGTAATTGGGCGTAGTAATATTGTGGGAAAACCAATGGCACAATTAATGATGATGAAAAATGCGACTGTTACGATCGCTCATTCAAAAACGGTTGATTTACCTGCAGTCGCTAGAGAAGCGGATATTTTAGTCGTGGCAATTGGTCGCGGTCATTTTGTGACAAAAGAGTTTGTCAAACCAGGTGCAGTTGTAATTGACGTTGGGATGAATCGAGATGCTAATGGCAAGTTGATTGGTGATGTTAAATTCGGTGAGGTTGCACCGATTGCAAGTTTCATTACACCAGTACCAAAAGGTGTTGGACCCATGACTATCACAATGTTGATGTATCAAACGGTAGAAGCCGCTAAAAAACAAAAGTAA
- the xseA gene encoding exodeoxyribonuclease VII large subunit yields the protein MEQQYLTVTALTKYLKRKFDADPYLERVYLTGEISNFRMRPNAHQYFSIKDDGAKISAIMFKSAFQKLKFQPKEGMKVLLVGRISLYESGGSYQIYVEHMEPDGVGALYQALAELREKLGKEGLFEGPKKILPRYPKRIAVITSPSGAVIRDIITTVKRRYPIAQLVLFPTLVQGDKAADDIVRNIQRVEELGNFDTMIIGRGGGSIEDLWPFNEERVARAIYQAQTPIISSVGHETDVTIADMVADVRAATPTAAAELAVLVLNEELLKIKERQTRLEQSFLYQLQQKNERYQRLKNSYVFKQPDRLYEGQTIKLDRITQRLTQSMETVYHQKQRIAQEIIAQFKQQTPQGQIREGQQQLTFLSKTLHDRMEQYMKDKEKQFTSAIQQLDLLSPLKIMGRGYSYTTKEQQVVKSVNELKTKEKIQIHYVDGIVDTVIEKIIPAEEE from the coding sequence ATGGAGCAGCAATATTTAACAGTGACAGCTTTAACCAAATATCTAAAACGTAAATTTGATGCTGATCCATACTTGGAACGGGTTTATTTAACGGGTGAGATTTCTAACTTTCGAATGCGGCCAAATGCTCATCAATATTTTAGTATCAAAGATGACGGTGCAAAAATCTCTGCGATCATGTTTAAATCAGCGTTTCAAAAATTGAAATTCCAACCCAAAGAAGGTATGAAAGTATTGCTAGTTGGTCGGATCTCGTTGTATGAAAGCGGCGGTTCATATCAAATTTATGTAGAACACATGGAGCCAGACGGAGTTGGTGCGCTGTACCAAGCGTTAGCTGAATTACGTGAGAAGTTAGGGAAAGAAGGCTTATTTGAGGGACCTAAAAAAATACTGCCGCGCTATCCTAAACGGATTGCAGTTATTACTAGCCCTAGTGGTGCCGTTATCCGAGACATTATTACCACAGTCAAACGAAGATACCCGATCGCTCAACTTGTTTTGTTTCCAACCTTAGTTCAAGGTGATAAAGCAGCAGATGATATTGTCCGCAATATTCAGCGTGTAGAAGAGCTCGGGAATTTTGATACGATGATCATTGGACGAGGTGGTGGTTCGATTGAAGACCTGTGGCCATTTAATGAGGAACGAGTTGCCAGAGCGATTTATCAGGCACAAACACCGATCATTTCTTCAGTCGGTCATGAAACTGACGTGACGATTGCTGATATGGTCGCAGATGTAAGAGCTGCAACGCCAACTGCAGCAGCAGAGTTGGCAGTACTTGTTTTAAACGAAGAACTACTGAAAATTAAAGAACGGCAAACACGTTTAGAACAAAGTTTCCTTTACCAACTACAACAAAAAAATGAGCGTTACCAACGTTTGAAAAATTCATATGTATTCAAACAGCCTGATCGTCTATATGAAGGGCAAACAATTAAACTGGATCGGATTACGCAGCGCTTGACGCAATCAATGGAAACCGTTTATCATCAAAAACAACGGATAGCTCAAGAAATCATTGCGCAGTTCAAACAGCAAACACCTCAGGGGCAAATCAGAGAAGGACAGCAGCAACTAACGTTTTTGAGTAAAACACTTCATGATCGTATGGAACAATACATGAAAGATAAAGAAAAACAATTTACTTCTGCTATACAACAACTGGATTTGCTAAGTCCGTTAAAAATCATGGGTCGAGGCTATAGTTATACAACGAAAGAACAACAAGTAGTGAAGTCCGTCAATGAACTGAAGACAAAAGAAAAAATTCAAATCCATTATGTAGATGGTATTGTAGATACGGTGATTGAAAAAATAATACCTGCTGAAGAGGAGTAA
- a CDS encoding exodeoxyribonuclease VII small subunit translates to MAKEKAVEKTFEESLTELEEIVQRLERGDVPLEEALAAFQEGMVLSKQCQDTLEKAEKTLTKVMTENNEEVAFEESEEN, encoded by the coding sequence ATGGCTAAAGAAAAAGCAGTCGAAAAAACATTTGAAGAATCATTAACTGAGTTAGAAGAAATCGTTCAACGTCTAGAGCGTGGCGATGTACCTTTAGAGGAGGCGTTAGCCGCTTTTCAAGAAGGGATGGTTTTAAGTAAACAGTGTCAAGATACTTTGGAAAAAGCTGAAAAGACATTAACGAAAGTGATGACTGAAAATAATGAGGAAGTTGCCTTTGAAGAAAGTGAGGAAAATTGA
- a CDS encoding polyprenyl synthetase family protein, with amino-acid sequence MEAFTDFRKQSLPLIEKEMENFIDDYTANERLKEAMLYSIRAGGKRFRPLLVLAVLRSFNKEAQTHDYQVGAALEMVHTYSLIHDDLPAMDDDDLRRGKPTNHKVFGEAHAILAGDGLLTAAFQLLALSQIEANQKVLLIQLLSKASGTQGMVAGQAGDLQGEDRLLTLSELAAVHEKKTGALIEFALLAGGILANQPEEVVDLLGVFAQHLGLAFQIKDDLLDATSSEEALGKQVGRDEALNKSTYPSLLGLAGAKEALKEQLSMGSDILELIRQTSSEFHSELLQELVEQLRL; translated from the coding sequence ATGGAGGCTTTCACTGATTTTCGTAAGCAGAGTTTACCGCTTATTGAAAAGGAAATGGAAAACTTTATCGATGATTACACTGCAAATGAACGCTTAAAAGAGGCTATGTTGTATTCAATTAGAGCCGGGGGCAAACGATTTCGCCCGTTGCTTGTTTTAGCAGTTCTCCGTTCATTTAATAAAGAAGCACAAACCCACGATTATCAAGTTGGAGCAGCGTTGGAAATGGTTCATACTTATTCGTTGATCCATGATGATTTGCCAGCAATGGATGATGATGATCTCAGGCGAGGCAAGCCAACGAATCATAAAGTATTTGGCGAAGCCCATGCAATTTTAGCAGGTGATGGTTTGCTTACTGCAGCATTTCAATTATTAGCTCTTAGCCAAATAGAAGCGAATCAGAAAGTCCTATTGATCCAACTATTAAGCAAGGCTTCAGGCACACAAGGAATGGTTGCTGGACAAGCGGGTGATTTGCAAGGCGAGGATCGTTTATTAACATTAAGCGAGTTGGCAGCAGTTCACGAAAAGAAAACAGGTGCTTTGATTGAGTTTGCTCTTTTAGCTGGTGGAATCCTAGCAAATCAACCGGAAGAAGTTGTCGATTTATTAGGTGTTTTTGCCCAGCATTTAGGGTTAGCATTTCAGATCAAAGATGACCTGTTAGATGCTACGAGTTCAGAAGAAGCGTTAGGTAAACAGGTTGGACGGGATGAAGCTTTAAACAAAAGCACTTATCCTAGCCTGCTTGGATTAGCAGGTGCAAAAGAAGCCTTGAAAGAGCAATTGTCAATGGGAAGCGATATTTTAGAGTTAATCAGGCAAACAAGCTCAGAATTTCATTCAGAATTATTACAAGAACTAGTAGAACAATTGCGTTTATGA
- a CDS encoding TlyA family RNA methyltransferase, whose amino-acid sequence MKKERVDILAFTQGLFETREKAKRAVMAGLVYNDKNERLDKPGEKILIETPLQVKGQTLQYVSRGGLKLEKALEVFELDVSGKTMLDIGSSTGGFTDVALQNGARLSYALDVGYNQLAWKIRQDERVVVMERTNFRYSTPEDFNEGVPDIATIDVSFISLKLILPPLHKILKPGGKVVALIKPQFEAGKELVGKKGIVREPETHTFVLNEILSFAQKHGYTISGLDFSPITGGEGNIEFLAYLTSVEGEGVVEDTVNIEEVVATAHQQLKK is encoded by the coding sequence ATGAAGAAAGAGCGCGTAGATATCTTAGCGTTTACTCAAGGATTATTTGAAACAAGAGAAAAAGCCAAACGGGCAGTGATGGCCGGATTGGTTTATAACGATAAAAATGAGCGATTAGACAAACCAGGTGAAAAAATCTTGATCGAAACACCGCTTCAAGTAAAAGGGCAGACATTGCAGTATGTTTCTCGTGGTGGTTTGAAATTGGAGAAAGCCTTAGAGGTGTTTGAATTAGATGTATCGGGCAAAACGATGTTAGATATCGGTTCTTCAACAGGTGGCTTTACTGATGTAGCATTACAAAATGGTGCTCGTTTGAGCTATGCACTAGATGTCGGCTATAATCAGTTGGCTTGGAAAATTCGTCAGGATGAACGAGTGGTGGTTATGGAACGGACCAATTTTCGCTATAGTACACCAGAAGATTTCAATGAAGGTGTGCCGGATATCGCAACCATTGATGTATCATTTATTTCGCTTAAATTGATTTTACCTCCATTGCACAAAATCTTGAAACCAGGCGGTAAGGTAGTTGCACTGATCAAACCTCAGTTTGAGGCAGGTAAAGAGTTAGTTGGGAAAAAAGGGATCGTTCGTGAACCAGAAACCCATACATTTGTTTTAAATGAAATTCTTTCGTTTGCTCAAAAGCACGGGTATACTATCAGTGGATTGGATTTCTCGCCGATTACTGGTGGAGAAGGAAATATCGAGTTTTTAGCTTATTTGACTTCGGTAGAAGGTGAAGGGGTCGTTGAAGATACTGTAAATATCGAAGAAGTTGTTGCGACCGCACATCAGCAATTGAAAAAATGA
- a CDS encoding NAD-dependent epimerase/dehydratase family protein produces MKKKRVFVTGTTGTMGGETMKQLLNRSERFQVVTLARDSEKNRTFMQQYIDNPDLEVHWGDLVNYDDVLKCVAGCDFVIHCAAFVSPSADRYPAEAMKINYGGTLNLIQAILAQPNKDDIKLVNIGTVAETGDRMAPIHWGRVGDPLKPSVHDYYAVSKIAAERAVIESGIKYWVSLRQTGIMSIKEFSLNEGIAFHQPLNNVLEWVTDHDSGVLCANACEDWVDTDFWGHVYNIGGGEDCRNTSYELMSAMMKEIGVKQFKEVCEPNWYATHNFHGQWYLDSDKLNDFLHFRSQTTKDFVRYYGKVMREQAAQQTPENTPVMNSNQLAAMLKQTNEQVALTDTGTLHWLIHNQEEQVDPFFISKEQWAKIPGWDRFVLYRPEGEAIWLDHGYDESKPKTELSLADLQQAAKFRGGECLSESMTAGDWTTKLDFTCHLGHHFSASPRLVLEGGHWCDECERSSWNYHELAKQSPFFAQVWYPLHDKSEQTHEYKKYVKDTDITATSKF; encoded by the coding sequence ATGAAGAAAAAAAGAGTGTTTGTTACGGGTACAACAGGAACAATGGGTGGCGAAACTATGAAACAACTTTTAAATCGATCAGAACGTTTTCAAGTCGTCACCCTTGCAAGAGATTCAGAAAAAAACCGTACATTTATGCAACAGTATATTGATAATCCTGATTTGGAAGTTCATTGGGGCGACTTAGTAAACTATGATGACGTCCTAAAATGTGTCGCTGGCTGCGATTTTGTTATCCATTGTGCCGCTTTCGTCTCGCCTTCAGCTGATCGCTATCCGGCTGAAGCAATGAAAATCAATTATGGCGGAACACTCAATTTAATTCAAGCAATTTTAGCTCAACCAAACAAAGATGACATTAAATTAGTGAATATCGGAACAGTAGCGGAAACTGGCGATAGAATGGCCCCTATTCATTGGGGACGTGTTGGCGATCCCTTAAAACCTAGCGTTCATGATTATTACGCTGTTTCAAAAATCGCTGCTGAACGTGCTGTTATCGAATCCGGAATCAAGTATTGGGTATCTTTGCGTCAGACTGGGATCATGTCGATCAAAGAATTCAGTTTAAATGAAGGAATCGCTTTCCATCAGCCTTTAAACAATGTCTTGGAGTGGGTCACCGATCACGATTCAGGTGTCCTTTGCGCTAACGCCTGTGAAGATTGGGTCGATACTGACTTTTGGGGACATGTTTACAATATCGGTGGTGGTGAGGATTGTCGAAATACAAGCTATGAGTTGATGTCAGCCATGATGAAGGAAATCGGCGTTAAACAGTTTAAAGAAGTTTGCGAGCCTAATTGGTATGCTACCCATAATTTTCACGGTCAATGGTATTTAGATTCCGATAAATTAAATGACTTCCTACATTTCCGTTCTCAAACAACAAAAGACTTTGTTCGTTACTATGGAAAAGTTATGCGAGAGCAAGCTGCTCAGCAAACACCTGAAAACACGCCCGTTATGAATAGCAATCAACTTGCTGCCATGTTAAAACAAACAAATGAACAAGTTGCATTAACAGATACAGGAACCTTGCATTGGCTGATCCATAATCAAGAAGAACAAGTGGATCCATTCTTTATCTCAAAAGAGCAGTGGGCTAAAATTCCTGGTTGGGATCGTTTTGTTCTATATCGACCAGAAGGAGAAGCTATTTGGTTGGATCATGGTTATGATGAATCAAAACCTAAAACAGAATTATCTTTAGCTGATTTACAGCAGGCTGCAAAGTTTAGAGGCGGAGAATGTTTGTCAGAATCAATGACAGCTGGTGATTGGACGACTAAATTAGACTTTACATGCCATTTAGGCCACCATTTTTCAGCCAGTCCACGTTTGGTTTTAGAAGGTGGGCATTGGTGCGATGAATGTGAAAGAAGTAGCTGGAATTATCACGAACTAGCAAAGCAGAGTCCTTTCTTTGCTCAAGTTTGGTACCCTCTTCACGATAAATCTGAGCAAACACATGAGTATAAAAAATATGTAAAAGATACTGATATAACAGCTACTTCTAAATTTTAG
- a CDS encoding arginine repressor gives MRKKDRHRLITRLLADKNIQKQEDFVTYLEEKGIEVTQATISRDIKEMKLIKVPSIDGGYRYSIPAETKEDTSIKLEKLMKDAFVSVDQMEKQVILRTIPGNAAASSNLIEKHYKEIVFAAINDDDSVLIIARTEKDAEFLKNEFFRYL, from the coding sequence ATGAGGAAAAAAGATCGGCATCGTCTGATTACTCGTTTATTAGCTGATAAAAATATCCAAAAACAAGAAGATTTTGTTACATATCTGGAAGAAAAAGGCATAGAAGTGACTCAGGCAACGATTTCTCGTGATATTAAGGAAATGAAATTGATTAAAGTGCCTTCGATAGATGGTGGTTATCGTTATAGTATTCCAGCTGAAACTAAAGAAGATACATCGATAAAGTTGGAAAAATTGATGAAAGATGCATTTGTTTCAGTTGATCAAATGGAAAAGCAGGTTATTTTGCGTACTATACCAGGGAATGCTGCAGCATCTTCTAACCTAATCGAAAAGCATTACAAAGAAATCGTTTTTGCGGCAATCAACGATGATGACAGTGTGTTGATTATTGCTAGAACTGAAAAAGATGCTGAGTTTTTAAAAAATGAATTTTTCCGATATTTATAA